A part of Paenibacillus sp. sptzw28 genomic DNA contains:
- a CDS encoding S8 family serine peptidase translates to MWPSIRKFLNVPDHLTGKNTAIAVIDVIFPHHPDISSNNRRNVYHVNTSEPKAEPLRLTANKGPWNTGLHGLWTASAAGGSGQLSGGNYSGAAPEAELFLIEAGLYINTDDMEVKFCEALNWLKKNYRKFNIRGTVLTISALRDSGLLPWQADPIRVLCEELTHEGLLVISASGNTIELTCNGPASSPSVLSVGGLIVPKDGMIKHTKPYHGCRGVTFEGKGVPEILAPAENVVLPMPFQSEEERMSHATAPFDVLPKEYARNEGTSFAGPIILGAAACIWQAHPEWSAHQVKTAILESSFHYPAWQELQAGLIDVSAAVDYEPSHAEDQLGSPFSHWQSWKRKIPADRLEALRSQHEETIVRVLLSFLFETISEQYALPIQDLLVHPSWRIRTATVALLASHPAAVRKDDLRKLLTDDSRYVKMGALYTLGNCADLWEPLSGDLISLFSDPDSDIKFCALKIASKIKNRRFIEPLISGLEHDARNQNVAAFGARVIALKAITGIHFPETGWREGDCPYSDRTTDVRLSICQKWQEWKKS, encoded by the coding sequence ATGTGGCCGTCAATCAGGAAATTTCTAAACGTTCCGGATCACCTTACTGGTAAAAATACTGCTATTGCCGTGATAGACGTCATTTTCCCGCATCATCCCGACATTTCATCAAACAATCGTCGGAATGTGTATCACGTCAATACATCGGAACCGAAGGCGGAGCCCCTTAGGTTAACTGCAAATAAAGGGCCATGGAATACAGGGCTGCACGGCCTGTGGACCGCTTCAGCAGCCGGCGGTTCAGGACAGCTTTCGGGCGGTAATTACTCCGGTGCGGCACCTGAAGCGGAGCTCTTCTTGATCGAGGCAGGACTATACATCAACACAGATGATATGGAAGTGAAATTTTGCGAGGCACTGAATTGGCTGAAGAAGAATTATCGCAAGTTTAATATTCGCGGGACAGTACTTACAATCTCAGCTTTGAGGGACTCGGGACTGCTGCCGTGGCAGGCGGATCCGATACGCGTTTTATGCGAAGAACTTACTCATGAAGGTTTGCTGGTGATTTCTGCATCAGGTAACACGATTGAACTCACCTGTAATGGACCGGCATCTTCCCCTTCCGTATTATCTGTCGGGGGCCTTATAGTCCCTAAAGACGGTATGATTAAGCATACAAAACCGTACCATGGCTGCCGGGGAGTCACTTTTGAAGGCAAAGGGGTTCCAGAAATTCTTGCTCCTGCCGAAAACGTTGTGCTACCGATGCCGTTTCAGTCGGAAGAAGAACGTATGAGCCATGCGACGGCACCATTCGATGTGCTGCCGAAAGAATATGCGAGAAACGAAGGAACCTCATTTGCGGGACCGATTATTTTGGGCGCAGCGGCGTGCATTTGGCAAGCTCATCCTGAGTGGTCTGCCCATCAAGTGAAAACTGCCATACTGGAAAGCAGTTTTCACTATCCCGCATGGCAAGAACTGCAAGCCGGATTGATCGATGTTTCGGCTGCGGTAGATTATGAACCAAGTCATGCGGAAGATCAGTTAGGAAGTCCGTTTTCCCATTGGCAGAGCTGGAAACGGAAAATACCCGCCGATCGGCTTGAAGCTCTTCGGAGTCAGCATGAAGAAACGATTGTCCGGGTGTTATTATCGTTTTTATTCGAAACGATTTCCGAACAGTACGCTTTACCTATTCAGGATTTGCTCGTACACCCTTCATGGCGAATACGTACTGCGACCGTCGCGCTTCTTGCCTCTCACCCAGCTGCGGTGAGAAAGGACGACTTGCGGAAATTGCTGACGGACGACAGCCGTTATGTCAAGATGGGAGCATTATACACACTCGGCAATTGCGCTGACTTGTGGGAACCATTATCCGGTGATTTGATCAGCCTATTTTCGGATCCCGATTCCGATATCAAGTTTTGCGCATTAAAAATCGCCTCCAAGATCAAAAACCGGCGTTTTATCGAACCTCTAATCAGCGGATTGGAGCATGATGCAAGGAATCAAAACGTCGCTGCTTTCGGAGCACGCGTGATTGCACTGAAGGCCATAACTGGTATTCATTTCCCCGAAACCGGGTGGCGTGAGGGAGATTGCCCTTATTCCGACCGCACCACCGATGTCAGACTTAGCATTTGTCAAAAATGGCAGGAGTGGAAGAAGTCGTGA
- a CDS encoding carboxyltransferase domain-containing protein, whose product MRIFPLGERALIVKFGVGIDPVSHRKVLELTRTLEQNPFPGFHEAVPSYVSVAIYYDPVIVGKAGRPSGDAQSKVVSWLTERATRVHNAAVTSASTFTGNTVEIPVCYCSECGPDLPFVAEHNILSPDDVIKIHTSGSYTVHHIVDGIEQLQHIHYGDRN is encoded by the coding sequence GTGAGGATCTTTCCATTGGGGGAACGCGCGCTTATCGTCAAGTTCGGTGTCGGTATCGATCCCGTTTCGCACCGCAAGGTGTTGGAACTGACGCGCACTTTGGAACAAAATCCGTTTCCGGGGTTTCATGAAGCTGTGCCGTCTTATGTATCCGTAGCTATTTATTATGATCCCGTAATTGTAGGTAAGGCGGGCAGGCCGTCAGGAGATGCACAGTCGAAAGTTGTTTCATGGTTAACGGAGCGTGCGACGCGTGTTCACAACGCAGCAGTGACAAGTGCAAGCACGTTTACCGGAAACACGGTTGAGATTCCCGTCTGTTACTGTTCCGAGTGCGGTCCGGATTTGCCTTTCGTTGCGGAACACAACATACTATCGCCTGATGATGTCATTAAGATCCACACGTCCGGATCGTATACGGTACATCACATTGTTGACGGAATTGAGCAACTTCAGCATATACATTATGGGGATCGGAATTGA
- a CDS encoding gamma-glutamylcyclotransferase → MISLFVYGTLLTGESNHHVVAPYLIATEPGAVQGKLYNVGPYPALVLSKSRAAGVIVGEWMTVSESGLPALDQLEHFYAPGDSRNEYERVRVVDIDGNREGWVYVYVWRDPSGYPEIASGSWRSVVERSRGDSLTTRLPV, encoded by the coding sequence ATGATTAGCTTATTTGTATATGGCACGTTGTTAACAGGGGAATCAAACCATCATGTTGTCGCTCCTTATCTAATAGCTACTGAACCGGGCGCAGTCCAAGGAAAGCTGTACAATGTCGGACCGTACCCCGCGCTTGTGCTGTCCAAGAGCCGTGCTGCAGGCGTTATCGTGGGTGAATGGATGACCGTAAGCGAATCCGGGCTGCCGGCGTTGGATCAGTTGGAGCACTTTTATGCACCGGGGGACTCGAGAAACGAATACGAGCGCGTGCGTGTCGTCGATATCGACGGAAATCGTGAAGGCTGGGTATATGTATATGTATGGCGCGATCCGAGCGGCTACCCGGAAATCGCATCCGGCTCGTGGCGAAGCGTCGTGGAGCGGTCGCGAGGCGATTCGTTAACAACCCGGTTGCCTGTCTGA